A segment of the Necator americanus strain Aroian chromosome IV, whole genome shotgun sequence genome:
gtacttataacgcacgtacgcttgcatcggaagcggccatcgaggATCTGATGATgtaagccaagaagatcaagtacggcGTCATTGGATTGACCGAGATGAGACAACGTCGCCTTCTCAACGTCGTAAATgagactggagaagaactgttcttaggaacatgcgacagtagaggtgttggtggagttggcgtcctcgtcaaaacgagaaggaaaaacggcaacccgaatcggacgtctgcggaaaatgtggtccaacaccagctttgactatcttcgtcgcttacgctccaacgtcaatctacgaagaagaagaagtcgaaataCTACATGTTATCATGTCgataagaaatcgtacggcacccggtccagactgaataagaccagaacacctgaagaaccttccgtcagtactcatcaacaccctggcgaggctctttacacgttatctgtcggaatgcaaggttcctaaacagtgggagaccagcaagaccgtgttgttgtataaaaaggagatccacatgacgtCGGCAACTATCtctcaatctgcttactgtccgtcatctacaagctctttacgaGAGttatccttaataggattgaaaaagtcttggatgaaggacagccatgcgagcaagcagggtttcgaaaaggaattCAGTACGATagaccacattcacacagtttcgaaactcatcaaGGTATCACGAGAAAGAGGTGCCGCTCTGTCttaccttcatcgacttgaagaaggctttggttcagttgagacggaagcggtcgtggaagccttgaacaaccaaggcgtccctactcagtacataaaggaacttcgagagttgtacagcaacttcacgaccggaatttcgccattctacaagaacatcatcatcgacgtgaagagggaGGGTCCggcagggtgatacaatctcacccaaaatattcacggccaccctcgagaatacaatgcgaaagttggaatgggaatGAAAGTTGATgatcggcagctacaccatttgcgctttgctgatgacatcgttctgataacacttggcatcagccaagcggaacggatactgaccgaattcgacgaaacatgtggatgcatcggtctccAGCTGAAtctagacaagacgatgttcatgcggatcGGATGGGcatcggatgccccattcactgtcaacggaacgaacatatcccaatgcaccagctacgtttatctgggtcgggaattaaacatgatgaacgacctgacccccgagctgggaaggaggagacgagcggcttggagagcgtataagagcatcgaggatgtagtgaagaagaccagaaacacccggctccgtgctcacctcttcaacaccaccgtacttcctgcctTGACCtgtgcttcggaaacctgggtaTTTCGCatgcaggaagaaaactcGGTGAGCATCATTGAACGCACAATTGAAAGAGTGAtgttaggagtatcccgttttccgcaagtgagggacgatattcgaagttctctcctacgtcagcgatcgaagattagagacgccgccgcgtttgccgaagaaagtaaaataaggtgggccggacacgtgatgcacttcaacgacaaccgttggaccagagccgtgagcgactgggttccccgcgacattaagcgcactacaggaagaccgccgaccagatggtcagacttcttcacgaagtccttcaaagaaaaatatgatgctcttcgtgtcccacgcaaaAGGGGGAActactgggctactctggcacgcgatcgggaaaaatggaagaattactggcgcccgctcgaccagttcgaagatcaacgggagtcaaggtgatcaaggtgataaaCTTTCATTCAGGATTTCAGGCTtggttcgcttcgctcgccatcactgaccaataaaagtttattgtagtgtcattttctgtgaaattagaattttattttttagcaaCGCTTTCCTCGTTTCCTTTCATAGAACTAAGCGGAAaattccatagtttttttaCACGtgagttctacatttggagaacattcaaacttcaacttcaaacactctttcgataccaGGATAACGGAGAAACAATCTGAAAGCATTTCTGGGTGTATGGGTTCCTTTtccattcatcttttttcatcatcatttttGCCAGCCTCATTCTgtttatcacagaatgatgttttaacataaaatgggccagcgtatacaagtctgattgctacctgctcttGGTGGCCCTGTTTCAACTTTCGAGTGCACGCCTTGGGAGCGTACaagctatataacccgcactgttatatggcgaaaagTTTCCATACATTGAAAAAGGTGATGTCGTCctgcacatcgccaaagcccataacctgagaagtcaactgcctgaaaggAGCatagaatctttggcaacaagcATTCGTTTTGTTGCGCTAAACTGACgaacactgtcgagtgaactccaacaaatcgCCCTGTCCAGGCTTCTctgatatctctgtgtgccgaTTGCTGCATTACAGGAAATGAGAGACCAGCCAGTCATCAGCGTCGAAAATTTCATCATACATTGctgcgatgctgatgagaagaaaataggtggctgcgcaatagctgtgaggaacgattagaacaacctggtggaggaattcggCGCAACGTCAtctagatgcgccttcgtacgactgcgggatcgcagaggacgaaAACTCTGGTTCGTAAGTGCCCACGCACCTACGCAGACCGCTGAGGACTACAAGGACGCGTTTTATGATGAAATCAATGCCTCAATGATATCCGAAATACCAAGCCAGAAGGCGGTCGGAATTGATGGGAATGCAGAGATGGGGCTCGAACAACAGTctgatgtgctaggaaaacgGTATTATCCTGTGCGCGCGTCGAagaacggtgaccgtctgttcgacttatgtgaacagacgggcctcatcatcgttCCCACGCTTGAGAAGAATCATTAatgccatcagctcacgtgacaggagtcaacccttttaacgtctgaagagcagcgcacgCAGAAGaagaggactcttaaacttcagctcaattacgttctgacgaagaacattCAACCGGATATCCAAAAATCCAGACCTGTTTGGAACGTTGCATTCAACTCTGACCACagcccagttcttctcaaccTTAAGATACGGTTCCGCAAGAGGAACCGAGGAGTTTCTCCTCAACTGAAAATCGACATAGGaggtctgaaagatgaagGTGTCtgttcatgttggagtacggaccagaaagaagctttacgatgcggattccttcacaaagtgcatccagaacgctgcaagggaaacacAGTTCAAATGCgcagaagtttgcctttgcatctgcagaGATCAAGATCGACACACAATTCTGTATCTGCCGCACGCAGCACCGGTTATTTCAACTAGGAAAAGCGTTTGAGAAGGAAGTAGCGTTGTCAACTGCAGCAAGAGCGCGATGAGTgaacgtcaagagcgaaggagttcgaaaaggcgtgggaagaCAAGAACTCGTGAAAGCCTATGGCTTATTAaagcagtatagcggcaagatgaaaaaatgttctgcagtcttcaacactgccaatggagtggcCGTTGATGAAGCAACCCTACCAATTTGAaaggatcacttcaagaccctGCCGAACCTGCAAGAGCCGTCAGCACCTGAACACGAGCACGTTCTAAGACCGACATGCGGTCAACGAGAAACCACTGACCGAGTCGAAAAAATTCTTGTCTGTATCTAAAACATGAGAAATGGAGAATCTGGTGGAGATGACGAATTTAGCGCAGAAGTggtgaaatatcttcctccgtctgggattcgtgaaatgacaaagatcatccgttcaatatggatagacgaaaaaaTACCTGACTCACGGAGACACACTACCATAATTCTCCCTCCACAAAAAGTTATCCGTCATGGACCTTAAGAACTATCGAGGAATCTTTTTGTTGCGTGTTATaaacaaggttttggagcgctTTATCCTGAAAAGACTTATTaagcatcgcgaagaaacaacgctcATCGAGggcgtcttctcaacgcgcccCGCTCCGATGGAGttccaggaaagttcgttcgcttgcttgatgacatgaatcaatgAACGACTGCTGTAGTTCGATCACCATCCGGATgaacaacaccgtttgaggtggtgaCTGGAGTAAGAAAAgtggcagtggcaggaccctccCTGTTCAACTTCGTTATCGACGACAtgatgcgaagaacagtagatcaatGTCCTGGCCTCATCGTCTAAgcccttgactgatctcgagtaaGCCGctgatgttgttatattcgaggaaagcagtacgaaaatTCAACATGCTGTCAAATTTGTCTCAAACCTGGTTGCAGCCCAATGACTACGCTCTgaaaatgcaagcagatgtggatctcttcgaaaCCTCGAGCGGGAATCAAGGTGGACGAACAgccgatcgaactcgtcgcTGAGTTCTGTTGCCTGGGCtatatgctgaagaacaacggcagctacgagaaatatattcagcaaagatgcgctaagagcacttctgcatttaactccttgacgaaatgcctgtgggcGAACCCCaacaccaacgaagtcaagctgcgactcgggaatcagggtggacggtaTCCGCAAATTGCCAATTTcatgactgacacacacagacacataATGGCAATGTAAGTCTGTTATTATGTAGCATGACGACGATACTGAAATCTTTGGTCtaaattcatttgaaataaaacgaagaaagcgttgttagaaaatacAGATGCAATTTTACACAAAATCCTGCTTCTACTAATTTctattgattagtgaaggcaagcgaagcgaacactgCAAAAAGCTTGATTTCCGGCTTAAGCCGGACGTTCGGACtggtttatatatatatatatatatatattaccaTCCTGAGAcaaatgtgaaatgaaatagACACGTGAAGGATTTATAGAGATGAAAAGTAACGCTACTAAACGGTTGCAACTTCTCGTTCACCTTTCGTGACGTGCAgatgaagttattgcgcaaAAATCTGATGCCCCGACACCATTTTCTTAGtgtcgtgcccggcacgactttcccccccccccgccCCCCCTTCCCGCGCGGCGGGGGAaaaccccccaaaaaaaaaaattattaaagggtcccccccccccgccaaaaaaaaaagaggggggCGAGACGTCCCACTCCATTTTCTTATCCGATTTCGGACGAGTCTTTTTGGGTCGAAGCAACCTAAACCACTTCGACGCCGAGAGCCACCTAACCATCTAGCCATGACTGGCCCCTTGTTTGATCCACCTTTTTTTGGGGTAaattttttggggggggggtggggtattgaattataaaaaaaaaaaaccctgttGTAAACCCTTGTAACCGCATATTGGGGCGTGGTGGCCGGGCGGGGCGGGGGGGGACCCTCGGATGGCCCGGGGTTCGGGGGGTGCCGCCACGGCGACTGCCCGCGCGGCCGGTCCGGGGGGCCCTGGGCCCCCCGATCCCGCTCTCTACTCGGAGGGACCGGGGCAGATTAGTTTCGGTGGTTTTTTTAAcacacgtgtgtgtgtgttaaaGTCTGAATGAATATGATCTTTTATCATTCGCAGTGATATAATACCTTCAAGATGCATAATTCATTGAGTatgttttatttctctaaTATTAATGGAGGCGTCGGCCGCTGCAGCTCTCACGACAGAAGTAATAACTGAACAGCGCCAAAATGACAAGGTTAGAAAAGCTCTTCAGACTGCAAATCATGATCACATTCAGGGGATGCGGTTTCAATGGAAATCAACACTGTTTTCAAAATGCCAATTGATTTTTGCTCACTTTCAAGGAGTTCCATAAACACACCGTTGCTCTTGAacagttctcttttttaattcattcCGAGCATATTTCAGCGCCATCTTTACAATTTCgatgaaaaaattgcaagCATCTGCGTGAACCTTTTGGTAAACAAATGTTGAAAACTGAATTTGTCCATTTATGGGGTACTCTTCCAGCATCTACTTAACGATAAAATATGTAACCTTTCCTGTGCAACTCGAGGAGAAGCAGTCGATGGCGGGAAACACAGTGACTGGATTTTGATTACAAACTTCTAGAagtttatcagttttttttgccgaaaaCTTGTGCAAATTTGATGATTGGTAAGGAAGTGATATCATTTTGTGTAGGCAGACATagagaaaattacaaaagcCTGCTGAAAACCTCCCTCCATCTAGTACAATTTGTTCCCAGTTTGTCAAGAACATGATTATAACCTTAAAAAAGTTGTCTCAGACTTGTGAGGACCATATCGTTTATTACTTCTGTTGAGGAGGATCTCGTTCTGAGACTGCGATCAACTCCTGTGGACGATGGGCCTCGAGTCACTTGGGCACCTGATGTGATAGGTGAGAGACTTTCTTGATTTGATTCTTTGGATGTTTTTCTGCACATCTGCTGCATCAAGACAACGATTACACGTGCGCATATGCGGCAAAAGACGCGGTGAACcaaatttttgcgaaattgCGAAAACTCAAGGTTCAAGAGCAAGAATATCAATTTCACGTTGCACCAAAGCTATAACTTATAACTTATAATGTCAAAAATTTAATGTAGATGATAATTAAACACACAGATAACGAGCATCTTGGTCGACTGAAATCAAATTGTTGTTGCATATATACCAGACCACGAGTTTGGGATGACCCAAGCACGTGGGAGCAGGACGAAGCCGAAGTAAGTGTTTTCACGTCTCATACCTTTCGCAAGATTTCTTACATCATTATCTCTGGAAGGTCTCTTCCATTGGaataatttccattttcaaaaaaaggatgaaagttCCGCTTATATACTCTGATTCTCTGATTGTAAATCTTCGTCATTGTAAAAACTGGCTGCAAAGATCAAAAAAAGACCgaaattatgaaatatttctgaaattaggggcgggtgtggtgtagcggttacaGGTTcagcttcctgcacgatcgatcggaggttcgaatccgccctagtgctcaccaaaccattcatctggggtcgataaattggtaccagacttgtctgggaggataaaacactgacttgacacatcggctagccaccgcaagtcattgtataggccagacacacgttcgtaaatttcgaacgattctgaattgaagtgaatgtgggggcacatcccaagcggattgtttaacgccagaaactttatccttttatcctctaTTCTGAAATTGTTCAGTAGGGGTCCTTTAAATGGTATCCTGCTATCTTATTGTCGGAAAAGTCGAAAGTCGTCTGGACGATTAtcatataccagtctgaacgtccggctaaagccagacTACAGACTTTTTTGTCGTGTTCTCTTCACGcaccttcaccgatcaattaatcaaagttaatcaaaaattaatagtagtgacatttcctataaaatcaaatttctgttcttttaaagttttttgaattctttttactataaacaaaagagaaagatttcacagttttcttttcaaacgcATCAGTTctagattttgaaaatattcaaacttcagctttaatcactccttcgataccaatataatacaggcacaatttgaaagtgttactcgaagtatgggttttcttcccattttccccaacagctatcatagaatgatgtttaacataaaatgacgtgaaggatATCATCGTaatgataaagatagcgttccacgccagatcatgtaaacagcttgctactatttaagcagccgtttgaacgcgtgtttccacttttgaaGTGGGCATGTTACCAAGATGAGGCAGCCCTTTGCGGAGGAGTCacagaggtgaaaagcaacgcttACAGTGGGCACAGCTGTGAAACtgttgcaacgtcccatttaccttttgcgacatgcaaacaaagttactgcgcgatactactgcaTTATGAAGCATCAATCCGTCGCAGCCCATTTCTTAGCTGTCTagccccggcgcaccaatccgacgcagcaAGACCCGTCGaatcccattttatagctttctggcatcgaggcaccaactcccggtggacccgtcgcacccccttctaaaggtttctgacgccggtggacccgttgcgcccccttctataggtgtttgacgccggtgaacccgtcgcactctCTTCTATAAGtgtctgacgccggtggacccgtcgcaccaccttcTGTAGGCACAcagaaacacacacacacacaaacacg
Coding sequences within it:
- a CDS encoding hypothetical protein (NECATOR_CHRIV.G14272.T1); translation: MTSATISQSAYCPSSTSSLRELSLIGLKKSWMKDSHASKQGFEKEFSTIDHIHTVSKLIKVSRERGAALSYLHRLEEGFGSVETEAVVEALNNQGVPTQYIKELRELYSNFTTGISPFYKNIIIDVKREGPAG
- a CDS encoding hypothetical protein (NECATOR_CHRIV.G14273.T1), whose protein sequence is MGMKVDDRQLHHLRFADDIVLITLGISQAERILTEFDETCGCIGLQLNLDKTMFMRIGWASDAPFTVNGTNISQCTSYVYLGRELNMMNDLTPELGRRRRAAWRAYKSIEDVVKKTRNTRLRAHLFNTTVLPALTCASETWVFRMQEENSVSIIERTIERVMLGVSRFPQVRDDIRSSLLRQRSKIRDAAAFAEESKIRWAGHVMHFNDNRWTRAVSDWVPRDIKRTTGRPPTRWSDFFTKSFKEKYDALRVPRKRGNYWATLARDREKWKNYWRPLDQFEDQRESR
- a CDS encoding hypothetical protein (NECATOR_CHRIV.G14274.T1) — its product is MWISSKPRAGIKVDEQPIELVAEFCCLGYMLKNNGSYEKYIQQRCAKSTSAFNSLTKCLWANPNTNEVKLRLGNQGGRYPQIANFMTDTHRHIMAM
- a CDS encoding hypothetical protein (NECATOR_CHRIV.G14275.T1); amino-acid sequence: MEASAAAALTTEVITEQRQNDKEDLVLRLRSTPVDDGPRVTWAPDVIDNEHLGRLKSNCCCIYTRPRVWDDPSTWEQDEAETEHCRGHTLPPPRKPDGNASNPECFSERSDED